One part of the Terriglobales bacterium genome encodes these proteins:
- the hypD gene encoding hydrogenase formation protein HypD: MKYIDEFRNPKIAHKLVDEITRKVSREWTMMEICGGQTHTLVRYGFEEMLPKQINLVHGPGCPVCVTPLEVVDKAIEIASMPDVIFVSYGDMLRVPGSQKDLFHVKADGGDVRVVYTPMEAVKLAKANPEKKVVFFGIGFETTAPPHAMAVLAAKREGLKNFYLLASHVLVPPAIRTLLDAPNNCVQAFIAPGHVCTVVGFDQYESLAKKYKVPIVVAGFEPLDLLEAIHMLVMQLEEGRCEVQNQYARSVTRYGNLPAQRAVEEVFEVCDRKWRGIGEIPLSGMRIREEFAAFDAERVFGLEDRTVEESKECIAAQVLMGLKKPLDCPAFGTRCKPEMPLGAPMVSPEGACSAYYQYKRHLAPSALPVDTHVGTD, encoded by the coding sequence ATGAAGTACATCGACGAGTTCCGCAATCCGAAGATCGCGCACAAGCTGGTGGATGAGATCACGCGCAAGGTGTCGCGCGAGTGGACGATGATGGAGATCTGCGGCGGCCAGACGCACACGCTGGTGCGCTATGGCTTCGAAGAGATGCTGCCGAAGCAGATCAACCTTGTACACGGGCCGGGATGTCCGGTCTGCGTAACGCCGCTGGAAGTGGTGGACAAGGCGATTGAGATTGCCTCGATGCCGGACGTGATCTTCGTTTCCTATGGCGACATGCTGCGCGTGCCGGGATCGCAGAAAGATCTCTTTCACGTGAAAGCGGATGGCGGCGATGTCCGCGTGGTGTACACGCCGATGGAGGCGGTGAAGCTGGCGAAGGCGAACCCGGAGAAGAAGGTGGTGTTCTTCGGCATCGGGTTCGAGACGACAGCACCGCCGCACGCGATGGCCGTACTGGCCGCGAAGCGTGAAGGGCTGAAAAACTTCTACCTGCTGGCGTCGCATGTGCTGGTTCCGCCGGCGATACGGACGCTGCTGGATGCGCCGAACAATTGCGTGCAAGCGTTCATCGCGCCGGGGCATGTGTGTACGGTGGTCGGATTCGACCAGTACGAGTCGCTGGCGAAGAAATACAAGGTGCCGATTGTGGTGGCGGGATTCGAACCGCTAGACCTGCTGGAAGCGATCCACATGCTGGTGATGCAGTTGGAAGAAGGTCGCTGCGAGGTGCAGAACCAATACGCGCGATCAGTGACACGGTACGGAAACCTTCCGGCGCAGCGGGCCGTGGAAGAGGTGTTCGAGGTTTGCGACCGCAAGTGGCGCGGTATCGGCGAAATTCCGCTGAGCGGCATGCGAATCCGCGAGGAGTTCGCAGCCTTCGATGCAGAGCGAGTGTTCGGGCTGGAAGATCGCACGGTCGAAGAGTCGAAGGAGTGCATTGCGGCACAGGTGCTGATGGGATTGAAGAAGCCGCTCGATTGTCCGGCGTTTGGGACGCGCTGCAAGCCGGAGATGCCGCTGGGAGCACCGATGGTGTCGCCGGAGGGCGCATGCTCGGCCTACTACCAGTACAAGCGGCATCTGGCTCCATCGGCCTTGCCGGTTGATACGCACGTGGGGACGGACTGA
- a CDS encoding hydrogenase maturation nickel metallochaperone HypA: MHELSIATSILDAVEREGKLHPEASFKAVGLRIGEVSGVDIDSLTFGWEAITKDTEWESLKLVIESVPRKNRCTQCGNEFAVRDYEIECPACHSLATVNLSGDELDIAYIEAEELEGAEA; encoded by the coding sequence ATGCACGAACTCAGCATTGCAACGTCAATACTTGATGCAGTCGAACGTGAGGGGAAGCTCCATCCTGAAGCGAGTTTCAAGGCAGTGGGCCTGCGGATTGGCGAAGTCTCCGGTGTTGATATCGACTCGCTTACATTTGGCTGGGAGGCGATCACCAAAGACACGGAGTGGGAATCGCTGAAACTTGTGATCGAGAGTGTCCCACGCAAGAACCGGTGCACACAGTGCGGAAATGAATTCGCGGTGCGAGATTACGAGATTGAATGTCCGGCGTGCCATTCACTGGCAACAGTGAATCTGAGCGGAGACGAGTTGGACATCGCGTATATCGAGGCGGAAGAACTGGAAGGAGCGGAAGCATGA
- the hypB gene encoding hydrogenase nickel incorporation protein HypB — MSRVVVEKKVLNENQILAEQLRERYRQNDVFCLNIISSPGSGKTSLLERTLERFPKDTRVAVLTGDIQTENDAIRLARAGFPVKQITTGGTCHLDARMIEKHLVGWDLGALDFLLVENVGNLVCPSSYDLGEHAKVVVLSVTEGDDKPLKYPSIFFKAELAVINKIDLLPYVPFDMAKARENIQKVHPGAEIIEVSCTTGAGLDQWLNWLEARREKAIGAPVR; from the coding sequence ATGAGTCGCGTGGTGGTGGAAAAGAAAGTCCTGAATGAAAACCAGATCCTGGCTGAGCAGTTGCGCGAACGTTATCGCCAGAACGATGTGTTTTGCCTGAACATCATCAGTTCGCCGGGATCGGGGAAGACGTCGCTGCTGGAGCGCACGCTGGAACGTTTTCCGAAGGACACGCGAGTCGCGGTGCTGACCGGCGACATACAGACAGAGAACGATGCGATCCGGTTGGCGCGCGCAGGATTTCCGGTGAAGCAGATTACGACGGGCGGCACGTGCCATCTGGATGCGCGAATGATCGAAAAGCATTTGGTGGGCTGGGACCTTGGGGCCCTCGACTTCCTCCTGGTCGAGAACGTGGGAAACCTGGTCTGCCCGTCCAGCTACGACCTTGGCGAACATGCCAAGGTCGTAGTTTTGAGCGTTACAGAGGGCGATGATAAGCCGCTGAAGTACCCGTCCATCTTCTTCAAGGCAGAACTGGCGGTGATTAACAAGATCGATCTCCTGCCGTACGTGCCGTTCGATATGGCGAAGGCACGCGAGAACATCCAGAAAGTGCATCCGGGAGCGGAGATCATCGAAGTGTCGTGCACAACGGGCGCTGGGCTCGATCAATGGCTGAACTGGCTGGAAGCACGACGGGAGAAAGCGATCGGCGCGCCTGTGCGTTGA
- the hypE gene encoding hydrogenase expression/formation protein HypE → MSTKTELTITCPAPIPAGDKILLGHGSGGKLSAQLVERVFLPAFGNPTLDQLNDQATFAIDGVRLAMTTDSFVVKPLFFPGGDIGSLAVHGTVNDLAMGGAQPLFLSVAFILEEGLPMESLQKIADSMHRAADAAGVQIVTGDTKVVEQGKGDGLFINTSGIGVVPNGLMLGSEKAKPGDKIILSGSIGDHGIAILAQREGLEFETTIESDTAPLHKLVDAMLGTGAAIRCMRDPTRGGLSSSLNEIATRSQVGMMIEEEQIVVREEVRGACEMLGLDPLYVANEGKMISIVEAAAADRVVAAMRENVYGREARVIGTVTEKHPGTVVMRTAFGTTRIVDMLAGDQLPRIC, encoded by the coding sequence ATGAGCACGAAGACGGAACTGACGATTACGTGCCCAGCCCCGATTCCCGCCGGAGACAAGATTCTGCTCGGGCATGGGAGCGGCGGAAAGCTTTCGGCGCAACTGGTGGAACGGGTGTTCCTGCCGGCGTTTGGGAATCCGACACTGGATCAGTTGAACGACCAGGCGACATTCGCGATTGATGGCGTACGGCTGGCGATGACGACCGATTCCTTCGTGGTGAAGCCATTGTTCTTTCCGGGTGGCGATATCGGTTCGCTCGCCGTTCATGGGACGGTCAACGATCTGGCCATGGGGGGAGCGCAGCCGCTGTTCCTGAGCGTGGCGTTCATCCTGGAAGAAGGTTTGCCGATGGAATCGTTGCAGAAGATTGCCGATTCGATGCATCGGGCGGCCGATGCGGCAGGCGTGCAGATCGTGACCGGGGACACGAAAGTTGTCGAGCAAGGAAAGGGCGACGGCCTTTTCATTAACACCTCGGGAATCGGCGTGGTACCGAATGGCCTGATGCTGGGCAGCGAGAAAGCAAAGCCCGGGGACAAGATCATCCTGAGTGGCAGCATTGGTGACCACGGAATTGCGATCCTGGCGCAGAGAGAAGGCCTGGAGTTCGAGACGACAATCGAGAGCGATACGGCTCCGTTACACAAGCTTGTTGACGCCATGCTCGGTACTGGCGCGGCCATCCGGTGCATGCGCGACCCGACGCGCGGCGGTCTCAGCAGTTCGCTGAACGAGATCGCCACGCGTTCGCAGGTGGGCATGATGATTGAGGAAGAGCAGATCGTGGTACGCGAAGAAGTACGCGGCGCGTGCGAGATGCTGGGGTTGGATCCGCTGTACGTGGCAAATGAAGGAAAGATGATTTCCATCGTCGAAGCGGCTGCGGCTGACCGTGTCGTGGCTGCCATGCGCGAAAACGTGTACGGGCGCGAAGCACGCGTGATTGGCACGGTGACGGAGAAGCATCCGGGAACTGTGGTTATGAGAACTGCCTTCGGGACTACGCGAATCGTCGATATGCTCGCGGGCGATCAGCTGCCGAGGATTTGCTAA
- the hypF gene encoding carbamoyltransferase HypF, giving the protein MSTKAQPGSLVRKRIQITGVVQGVGFRPYIYRLAKECGLAGTVLNDSAGVDVEVEGDAVPVEKFIARVRPEAPPLSKIVTFDVSELPVHGDREFRIVMSHGTQEQKVLISPDVAVCQDCLREMFDPHDRRYKYPFINCTNCGPRFTIVRDIPYDRPLTSMAVFPMCPECQREYDDPANRRFHAQPNACWKCGPQVQLWDATGKAVTGKDPVGAAVARLRAGEIVAIKGLGGFHLAVDATNNDAVERLRQRKRRFEKPLAIMVPDVETAQRYCELPDESRRVMESVQRPIVLLRRKVVSQICQKPAGMGNYQVSDRIAESVAPGIHELGVFLPYTPLHHLIFAAGKFKALVMTSANLSEEPIAIDNQEALQRLGDIADWFLVHNREILIRSDDSVVRVSGAKIRQIRRSRGFVPMPVFLNRDLPPVLAVGGELKNTICLTRAKTAFLSQHVGDLENMESFGFFEETVEHLTRILEIEPQAVAYDLHPDYLSTKWALEQKGKKLIGVQHHHAHIASCMAENGLDESVIGFSLDGTGYGTDGKIWGGEVLIADYTGFERAAHFEYIPLPGGAAAIHEPWRMAVSYLRHHFGAEFANLDIPFVRSLDLKKLGVVVQMLQKGIHSPLTSSCGRLFDAVAALAGIRNIVSYEGQAAIQLENTIVPGEERDAYEFEICEQDGTRIIHTRQLFEAMVRDLCARVERGVIARRFHDGLVRIFAEVAEAIRKDTGLRKVCLSGGTFQNLYLAENLQRRLELAGFEVLTQSEVPCNDGGLSLGQAMIAASQLRS; this is encoded by the coding sequence ATGTCCACAAAAGCCCAACCCGGCTCACTGGTTCGAAAGCGCATACAGATCACGGGCGTGGTGCAGGGAGTTGGGTTCCGTCCTTATATCTATCGATTGGCGAAAGAGTGCGGCCTTGCCGGAACGGTGCTGAACGATTCGGCGGGAGTGGACGTGGAAGTCGAGGGCGATGCCGTCCCGGTCGAGAAGTTCATCGCACGGGTAAGGCCAGAGGCACCGCCGTTATCCAAGATTGTCACGTTTGATGTCTCTGAGTTGCCGGTACATGGCGACCGGGAATTCCGGATCGTCATGAGTCACGGCACGCAAGAGCAGAAAGTGCTGATCTCGCCGGACGTGGCGGTCTGCCAGGACTGCCTGCGCGAGATGTTCGATCCGCATGATCGTCGCTACAAGTATCCGTTCATTAACTGCACGAATTGCGGCCCACGCTTCACGATTGTTCGCGATATCCCTTATGACAGGCCGCTGACCTCGATGGCGGTCTTCCCGATGTGCCCGGAATGCCAGCGTGAGTATGACGACCCGGCAAATCGGCGATTTCATGCGCAACCGAATGCATGCTGGAAATGTGGCCCGCAGGTGCAGTTGTGGGATGCGACTGGGAAAGCCGTGACCGGGAAGGATCCCGTCGGAGCAGCGGTTGCAAGATTACGAGCCGGCGAGATCGTTGCGATCAAAGGGCTCGGCGGATTTCACCTTGCGGTGGATGCGACGAACAACGATGCCGTGGAGAGACTGAGGCAGCGCAAGCGTCGGTTCGAGAAGCCACTGGCGATCATGGTGCCGGATGTGGAGACAGCGCAACGGTACTGCGAGTTGCCCGACGAATCGCGGCGTGTGATGGAGTCGGTGCAGCGGCCGATTGTGTTGCTGCGCAGGAAAGTGGTTTCCCAAATCTGCCAAAAGCCGGCAGGCATGGGGAACTATCAGGTATCAGACAGAATCGCGGAGTCGGTGGCGCCTGGAATTCATGAGCTGGGAGTGTTTCTCCCGTACACGCCGCTGCATCACCTGATCTTTGCTGCAGGGAAGTTCAAGGCGTTAGTGATGACGTCGGCGAACCTGAGCGAAGAGCCGATCGCCATCGATAACCAGGAAGCGCTCCAGAGGCTTGGAGATATTGCCGACTGGTTCCTCGTACACAACCGGGAGATCCTGATTCGCAGCGACGATTCGGTTGTTCGCGTGAGCGGAGCGAAGATAAGACAGATCCGCCGGTCGCGTGGGTTCGTGCCGATGCCGGTGTTCCTCAACCGTGACCTGCCTCCGGTGTTGGCTGTGGGCGGGGAACTGAAGAATACGATCTGCCTGACACGGGCGAAGACGGCCTTCCTGAGCCAGCATGTCGGCGACCTCGAAAACATGGAGAGCTTCGGCTTTTTTGAGGAGACGGTCGAGCATCTGACGCGAATCCTGGAGATTGAGCCACAGGCGGTTGCGTACGATCTGCATCCGGACTATCTGTCGACGAAGTGGGCGCTTGAGCAGAAAGGCAAGAAGTTGATTGGCGTGCAGCATCATCATGCGCACATCGCGAGTTGCATGGCCGAAAACGGTCTGGATGAGAGTGTGATTGGTTTCTCCCTGGATGGGACCGGCTACGGCACGGATGGGAAGATCTGGGGCGGCGAGGTGCTGATCGCCGACTATACGGGTTTCGAGCGAGCGGCGCATTTCGAATACATTCCGCTTCCCGGTGGAGCGGCGGCGATCCACGAACCGTGGCGAATGGCGGTGAGCTATTTGCGGCATCACTTCGGGGCGGAGTTCGCGAATCTCGATATCCCCTTTGTAAGATCGCTTGATTTGAAAAAGCTCGGCGTCGTCGTCCAGATGTTGCAGAAGGGAATTCATTCACCACTGACATCGAGTTGCGGACGGCTTTTCGATGCCGTGGCGGCCCTGGCGGGCATTCGCAATATAGTCAGCTACGAAGGGCAGGCGGCGATCCAGTTAGAGAACACGATTGTTCCGGGTGAAGAGCGTGATGCGTACGAGTTCGAGATCTGCGAACAGGATGGCACGCGCATTATTCACACGCGACAATTATTCGAAGCGATGGTTCGCGATTTGTGTGCCCGAGTCGAGCGCGGGGTGATTGCGCGGCGCTTCCATGATGGTCTGGTCCGAATATTTGCGGAAGTCGCCGAGGCGATTCGCAAAGACACTGGTCTGCGGAAGGTCTGCTTGAGCGGCGGCACGTTCCAGAATCTTTACCTCGCTGAAAATCTGCAACGGCGGCTGGAATTGGCAGGCTTCGAGGTCCTCACACAATCGGAAGTGCCATGTAACGATGGCGGTTTGAGTTTAGGCCAGGCGATGA